A stretch of the Buchananella sp. 14KM1171 genome encodes the following:
- a CDS encoding TadE/TadG family type IV pilus assembly protein translates to MTNVSLRGLRVGGSRRREEADREAGNAPAGFALVSGLVVAAILALLQLGFALHVRNLATDAAGEGARRAALFGASEADGVARTTDLLQQSGINGRVTPGVGNYAGRDVVTMTVTTSLPILGPWGPSGSLVVVGRAVKEIGD, encoded by the coding sequence GTGACCAACGTGAGCCTGCGCGGCCTCCGAGTGGGGGGTAGCCGCAGGCGCGAGGAGGCGGACCGGGAGGCGGGTAACGCGCCGGCCGGTTTCGCGCTCGTGTCCGGGCTGGTGGTGGCGGCGATTTTGGCGCTGCTGCAGCTCGGCTTTGCCCTGCACGTTCGTAACCTGGCCACCGACGCCGCCGGCGAGGGGGCCAGGCGGGCGGCGCTTTTTGGCGCCTCCGAGGCCGACGGCGTGGCCCGCACGACCGACCTGCTGCAGCAGTCCGGGATCAACGGTCGGGTGACCCCGGGCGTTGGCAACTATGCCGGGCGGGACGTGGTGACGATGACCGTGACCACCTCGCTGCCGATCCTGGGGCCGTGGGGCCCCTCGGGGTCGCTGGTGGTAGTGGGCCGGGCGGTGAAGGAGATCGGTGACTAG
- a CDS encoding type II secretion system F family protein yields the protein MSWQWSWLGAGLGAMFAVGVGLLGLFWSSRRPTLEQRVAPYVGGPTRPVVASGPWGSAVRALGSPVLDRSASLMEHLGSTRQSVNARLRQLGGKRSVDQFRIEQVIWASVALLVGTLVALGAVLWSGFSWVAAAIAVVLAGLGGALARDAWLTREAKARLEQIGAELPDFAELVALAVAAGESLPGALNRVAMVGSGPLAEELRDVVSQARAGVPLATTMREFSDRINLPSLTRFIETALVAMERGTPLAEVLRAQAQDSREESRRALMESGGKREIAMMVPVVFLILPVTVIFVLFPGLSVMSLGL from the coding sequence TTGAGCTGGCAGTGGTCCTGGCTGGGCGCCGGCCTGGGGGCGATGTTCGCGGTCGGGGTGGGGCTGCTGGGCCTGTTCTGGTCGTCGCGGCGCCCTACCCTGGAGCAGCGCGTGGCCCCGTACGTGGGCGGTCCCACCCGGCCGGTGGTGGCCTCCGGGCCGTGGGGGAGCGCGGTGCGCGCGCTGGGTTCGCCGGTGCTGGATCGCAGCGCCAGCCTGATGGAGCACCTGGGCTCCACGCGCCAGTCCGTGAACGCGCGCCTGCGCCAGTTGGGTGGCAAGCGCAGCGTGGACCAGTTCCGTATCGAGCAGGTGATCTGGGCATCCGTTGCCCTGCTGGTGGGCACGCTCGTGGCCCTGGGCGCGGTGTTGTGGTCCGGGTTTTCGTGGGTGGCCGCAGCGATTGCGGTGGTGTTGGCCGGTCTTGGTGGCGCGCTGGCCCGCGACGCCTGGCTCACCCGAGAGGCCAAGGCCCGCCTGGAGCAGATCGGCGCCGAGCTGCCCGACTTCGCCGAGCTGGTGGCCCTGGCCGTGGCTGCGGGCGAGTCGCTGCCGGGGGCCCTCAACCGGGTGGCGATGGTGGGCAGCGGCCCCCTGGCGGAGGAGTTGCGTGACGTGGTGAGTCAGGCCCGCGCGGGCGTGCCTCTGGCCACGACCATGCGCGAATTCTCTGACCGCATCAACCTGCCGTCCCTAACGAGGTTCATCGAGACGGCCCTGGTGGCGATGGAACGCGGCACCCCGCTGGCGGAGGTTTTACGGGCCCAGGCGCAGGACTCCCGCGAGGAATCAAGGCGAGCCTTAATGGAATCCGGTGGAAAGAGGGAAATCGCGATGATGGTCCCTGTTGTCTTCCTGATTTTGCCTGTTACGGTAATTTTTGTTCTGTTCCCGGGCCTATCGGTGATGAGCCTGGGGCTCTAG
- a CDS encoding type II secretion system F family protein, with the protein MIGLLGGVGLLLIFWWVVEPEQPKRTSTSALGRKVQDVMIQAGLPQVRLGHAVALSALAGLIGLLAGWILTAALPIGVAFGALASLLPGIVISGRARKRREELRSLWPDVVDDLLSSVRAGNGLPETLLEQAERAPAVLRPAFAQYSAHYRATGKFDASLDVLKEAVADPVADRIVEALRLARSVGGADLGNLLRAVAQMLRDDMRTRGELQARQSWTVNGARVAAVAPWAVLLLLSSRPEATEAFRTSEGAMVLLGGAVATVLAYFLMNRLGRLPEEERVLR; encoded by the coding sequence GTGATCGGCCTGCTGGGCGGAGTTGGCCTGCTGCTCATCTTCTGGTGGGTGGTGGAGCCGGAGCAGCCCAAGCGCACCAGCACCTCGGCGTTGGGGCGCAAGGTCCAAGACGTCATGATCCAGGCCGGGCTGCCGCAGGTGCGGCTGGGGCACGCGGTGGCCCTGAGCGCGCTGGCCGGGCTGATCGGCCTGCTGGCCGGGTGGATCCTCACCGCCGCCCTGCCCATCGGCGTGGCCTTTGGGGCGCTGGCCAGCCTGCTGCCCGGCATCGTGATCAGCGGGCGGGCACGCAAGCGGCGCGAGGAGCTGCGCTCCCTGTGGCCGGACGTGGTTGACGACCTGCTCAGCTCGGTGCGCGCAGGAAACGGCCTGCCGGAGACGCTGCTGGAGCAGGCGGAGCGCGCCCCGGCGGTGCTGCGCCCCGCGTTCGCCCAGTACTCGGCGCACTACCGCGCCACCGGCAAGTTCGACGCCTCCCTGGACGTGCTCAAGGAGGCCGTGGCAGACCCGGTGGCTGACCGGATCGTGGAGGCCCTGCGCCTGGCCCGCTCGGTGGGTGGCGCGGACCTGGGCAACCTGTTGCGGGCGGTGGCGCAGATGCTGCGAGACGACATGCGCACGCGTGGCGAGCTGCAGGCGCGCCAGTCCTGGACCGTCAACGGCGCCCGCGTGGCCGCCGTGGCCCCCTGGGCGGTGCTGCTGTTGCTCTCCTCCCGCCCCGAGGCCACCGAGGCGTTTCGCACCTCGGAGGGCGCGATGGTGCTGCTGGGCGGGGCTGTTGCCACCGTGCTCGCCTACTTCCTGATGAACCGCCTGGGCCGCCTGCCGGAGGAAGAGCGGGTGCTGCGATGA
- a CDS encoding CpaF family protein has product MEPTAVLETRLREEIRARGIDPLHEPRALERLVDEILEQYTQEVDRGVRPPLADMEAMARHLIDRTAGLGPLQRFLDDPEVEEVWLNSPSKVFIARGGRSELTNVVLTDTDVRDLVERMLRVSGRRLDLSNPFVDATLAGGERLHVVIPPITQKHWSINIRKYVVKARRTADLVPLGSLTPAAARFLDACVVAGLNILVSGATQAGKTTMVRALAGAIPPSARVITVEEVFELALANRDVVALQSRQANYEGAGEVDLRRLVKEALRMRPDRIIIGEVREAESFDMLIGLNAGVPGACTIHANSAREAITKMCTLPLLAGENVSAAFVVPTVASAIDIVVHLDLNASGKREVREIVGVSGRTENGVVETAELFIRRDGELVRGNGFPPALHKFERAGIDPAFLLADAESPDLSGEHATAPINVVSPVVSRRERRGQAWA; this is encoded by the coding sequence GTGGAGCCCACTGCCGTGCTGGAGACGCGACTGCGAGAGGAGATCCGCGCTCGCGGCATCGACCCGCTACACGAGCCGCGCGCCCTGGAGCGCCTGGTGGACGAGATCCTGGAGCAATACACCCAGGAGGTGGACCGAGGCGTGCGCCCGCCGCTGGCAGACATGGAGGCGATGGCCCGCCACCTCATCGACAGGACCGCCGGGCTCGGGCCCCTGCAGCGATTCCTGGACGACCCTGAGGTGGAGGAAGTCTGGCTCAACAGCCCCTCCAAAGTGTTCATCGCGCGCGGAGGCAGGTCAGAGCTCACCAATGTGGTGCTCACCGATACCGACGTGCGGGATCTGGTGGAGCGGATGCTGCGGGTCTCTGGGCGGCGCCTGGACCTCTCCAACCCCTTCGTGGACGCCACCCTGGCCGGGGGCGAGCGCCTCCACGTGGTCATCCCGCCGATCACGCAGAAGCACTGGTCCATCAACATCCGCAAGTACGTGGTCAAGGCGCGTCGCACCGCAGACCTGGTGCCGCTGGGCTCGCTCACGCCCGCCGCCGCGCGCTTCCTGGACGCCTGCGTGGTGGCCGGGCTCAACATCCTGGTCTCCGGGGCCACCCAGGCCGGCAAGACCACGATGGTGCGGGCCCTGGCCGGTGCCATCCCGCCCTCGGCGCGCGTCATCACGGTAGAGGAAGTCTTCGAGCTGGCCCTGGCCAACCGCGACGTGGTGGCCCTGCAATCTAGGCAGGCCAACTACGAGGGCGCCGGGGAGGTGGACCTGCGCCGTCTGGTGAAAGAGGCGCTGCGCATGCGCCCGGACCGCATCATCATCGGAGAGGTCCGCGAGGCGGAGTCATTCGACATGCTGATCGGCCTGAACGCCGGCGTACCAGGCGCCTGCACCATCCACGCCAACAGCGCCCGCGAGGCCATCACCAAGATGTGCACGCTGCCGCTCCTGGCGGGAGAGAACGTCTCAGCCGCCTTCGTGGTTCCCACCGTGGCCAGCGCGATCGACATCGTGGTTCACCTTGACCTCAACGCCAGCGGCAAGCGCGAGGTGCGGGAGATCGTGGGGGTGTCGGGCCGCACCGAGAACGGCGTGGTGGAGACGGCAGAACTATTCATCCGCCGCGACGGCGAGCTGGTGCGCGGCAACGGCTTCCCGCCGGCGCTGCACAAGTTCGAGCGCGCCGGCATAGACCCGGCCTTCCTGCTGGCCGATGCCGAGTCTCCCGACCTGTCCGGGGAACACGCCACCGCCCCCATCAACGTGGTATCCCCGGTGGTCTCCCGGCGCGAGCGCAGGGGGCAGGCTTGGGCGTAG